From Ipomoea triloba cultivar NCNSP0323 chromosome 5, ASM357664v1, the proteins below share one genomic window:
- the LOC116020425 gene encoding uncharacterized protein LOC116020425 — translation MNDEHEGCFWAWENKMVKSTVVAKRWATELKDHPDWMMRKFKDKVCSKEGFYVSDQQAYRAIWKARKLRVSNEEDNFKRIWSYCAEVERTNPRTTCLVQTIPSGDQSGHERFLRMYVCWAACKQGFKHCRGLIGVDGCHLRGAIGGMILTAVSVDANDSVFPIAYAIVEGEKRESWKWFLTLLKDDLEITPSREDEICFISDKQKGLLPAFGEVLSGVQRRFCVRHLHANMKVAGFQGRAIKDSLWACARATTVNTFNAAISKLRGLDEDAYQWLGDKSPTKWSRSHFSTNTRCDMLVNNICESWNSKLLDARDKPIIDCLEVIMKQLMARFYDQRQKATEWKTLICPTIVKKLKPIEKEAAGYLATQCDHFKFEVGQLYGDQQEVDLERKECSCRKWQLTGIPCKHALCAIWKKYGKGAVFDYVHPCYSKQTYLEIYSGTINPMAGPPEWPRCDRTPPLPHVYSAKVGRPKKLRKKSADELSQDGLKVCRKHIPLHCSVCREAGQNSRKCPSNPNKKVNEDYEDY, via the exons ATGAATGATGAACATGAAGGCTGTTTTTGGGCTTGGGAAAACAAAATGGTGAAATCTACTGTTGTTGCTAAGAGGTGGGCAACTGAATTAAAAGACCACCCTGATTGGATGATGAGGAAGTTCAAGGATAAGGTGTGCAGTAAAGAGGGATTTTATGTTAGTGATCAACAAGCCTATAGGGCAATCTGGAAGGCAAGGAAGTTAAGAGTGAGCAATGAGGAGGACAATTTCAAGAGGATATGGAGTTACTGTGCAGAAGTTGAAAGAACAAACCCTAGAACAACATGTCTTGTGCAAACAATTCCCTCGGGTGATCAAAGTGGTCATGAAAGATTTTTGAGAATGTATGTTTGTTGGGCAGCTTGCAAGCAGGGATTCAAACACTGTAGAGGACTGATAGGTGTAGATGGCTGTCACCTTAGAGGTGCAATTGGTGGGATGATTTTGACTGCTGTAAGTGTAGATGCAAATGACAGTGTATTTCCAATAGCATATGCTATTGTAGAAGGAGAGAAAAGGGAGTCTTGGAAGTGGTTCCTAACACTTTTGAAAGATGATTTGGAGATCACACCAAGTAGGGAGGATGAAATCTGTTTCATTAGTGACAAACAGAAGGGGTTACTTCCAGCTTTTGGTGAGGTGCTATCAGGTGTTCAGCGCCGATTCTGTGTTAGACACTTGCATGCGAATATGAAGGTAGCAGGTTTCCAGGGTAGGGCAATTAAGGATTCTCTATGGGCTTGTGCTAGGGCAACCACTGTTAATACATTCAATGCAGCCATAAGCAAGCTGAGGGGATTAGATGAGGATGCATACCAATGGTTAGGTGATAAGAGTCCAACTAAATGGTCCAGATCACACTTCTCTACAAACACTAGATGTGACATGTTGGTCAACAACATATGTGAGTCATGGAATTCTAAGTTGTTGGATGCAAGAGACAAACCAATCATAGACTGCCTAGAGGTTATAATGAAACAATTGATGGCTAGATTTTATGACCAAAGACAGAAAGCAACAGAATGGAAGACTTTGATATGCCCTACCAttgtgaagaagttgaaacCAATTGAGAAGGAGGCTGCAGGGTACTTGGCCACACAATGTGATCACTTCAAATTTGAGGTTGGACAGCTTTATGGGGATCAACAAGAAGTTGATTTGGAAAGGAAAGAATGTTCTTGTAGGAAGTGGCAACTAACTGGGATTCCATGCAAGCACGCACTATGTGCAATTTGGAAGAAATATGGCAAGGGTGCAGTGTTTGATTATGTCCATCCCTGTTACTCAAAGCAAACTTATCTGGAAATATATAGTGGAACTATCAACCCCATGGCAGGTCCTCCTGAGTGGCCTAGGTGTGACAGGACCCCCCCATTGCCACATGTATACTCTGCCAAG GTTGGGAGGCCAAAGAAGCTGAGGAAAAAATCAGCAGATGAATTGAGTCAAGATGGCCTGAAAGTTTGTAGAAAGCATATTCCACTCCATTGCTCTGTGTGTAGAGAAGCTGGACAGAATAGCAGAAAATGTCCTTCAAATCCTAATAAAAAGGTAAATGAGGATTATGAGGATTactag
- the LOC116020424 gene encoding uncharacterized protein LOC116020424, which produces MNDEHEGSSWRILNMNDEHEGCFWGILNMNDEHEGCFWAWENKMVKSTVVAKRWATELKDHPDWMMRKFKDKVCSKEGFYVSDQQAYRAIWKARKLRVSNEEDNFKRIWSYCAEVERTNPRTTCLVQTIPSGDQSGHERFLRMYVCWAACKQGFKHCRGLIGVDGCHLRGAIGGMILTAVSVDANDSVFPIAYAIVEGEKRESWKWFLTLLKDDLEITPSREDEICFISDKQKGLLPAFGEVLSGVQRRFCVRHLHANMKVAGFQGRAIKDSLWACARATTVNTFNAAISKLRGLDEDAYQWLGDKSPTKWSRSHFSTNTRCDMLVNNICESWNSKLLDARDKPIIDCLEVIMKQLMARFYDQRQKATEWKTLICPTIVKKLKPIEKEAAGYLATQCDHFKFEVGQLYGDQQEVDLERKECSCRKWQLTGIPCKHALCAIWKKYGKGAVFDYVHPCYSKQTYLEIYSGTINPMAGPPEWPRCDRTPPLPHVYSAKVGRPKKLRKKSADELSQDGLKVCRKHIPLHCSVCREAGQNSRKCPSNPNKKVNEDYEDY; this is translated from the exons ATGAATGATGAACATGAAGGCTCATCATGGAGGATTTTAAACATGAATGATGAACATGAAGGCTGTTTTTGGGGGATTTTAAACATGAATGATGAACATGAAGGCTGTTTTTGGGCTTGGGAAAACAAAATGGTGAAATCTACTGTTGTTGCTAAGAGGTGGGCAACTGAATTAAAAGACCACCCTGATTGGATGATGAGGAAGTTCAAGGATAAGGTGTGCAGTAAAGAGGGATTTTATGTTAGTGATCAACAAGCCTATAGGGCAATCTGGAAGGCAAGGAAGTTAAGAGTGAGCAATGAGGAGGACAATTTCAAGAGGATATGGAGTTACTGTGCAGAAGTTGAAAGAACAAACCCTAGAACAACATGTCTTGTGCAAACAATTCCCTCGGGTGATCAAAGTGGTCATGAAAGATTTTTGAGAATGTATGTTTGTTGGGCAGCTTGCAAGCAGGGATTCAAACACTGTAGAGGACTGATAGGTGTAGATGGCTGTCACCTTAGAGGTGCAATTGGTGGGATGATTTTGACTGCTGTAAGTGTAGATGCAAATGACAGTGTATTTCCAATAGCATATGCTATTGTAGAAGGAGAGAAAAGGGAGTCTTGGAAGTGGTTCCTAACACTTTTGAAAGATGATTTGGAGATCACACCAAGTAGGGAGGATGAAATCTGTTTCATTAGTGACAAACAGAAGGGGTTACTTCCAGCTTTTGGTGAGGTGCTATCAGGTGTTCAGCGCCGATTCTGTGTTAGACACTTGCATGCGAATATGAAGGTAGCAGGTTTCCAGGGTAGGGCAATTAAGGATTCTCTATGGGCTTGTGCTAGGGCAACCACTGTTAATACATTCAATGCAGCCATAAGCAAGCTGAGGGGATTAGATGAGGATGCATACCAATGGTTAGGTGATAAGAGTCCAACTAAATGGTCCAGATCACACTTCTCTACAAACACTAGATGTGACATGTTGGTCAACAACATATGTGAGTCATGGAATTCTAAGTTGTTGGATGCAAGAGACAAACCAATCATAGACTGCCTAGAGGTTATAATGAAACAATTGATGGCTAGATTTTATGACCAAAGACAGAAAGCAACAGAATGGAAGACTTTGATATGCCCTACCAttgtgaagaagttgaaacCAATTGAGAAGGAGGCTGCAGGGTACTTGGCCACACAATGTGATCACTTCAAATTTGAGGTTGGACAGCTTTATGGGGATCAACAAGAAGTTGATTTGGAAAGGAAAGAATGTTCTTGTAGGAAGTGGCAACTAACTGGGATTCCATGCAAGCACGCACTATGTGCAATTTGGAAGAAATATGGCAAGGGTGCAGTGTTTGATTATGTCCATCCCTGTTACTCAAAGCAAACTTATCTGGAAATATATAGTGGAACTATCAACCCCATGGCAGGTCCTCCTGAGTGGCCTAGGTGTGACAGGACCCCCCCATTGCCACATGTATACTCTGCCAAG GTTGGGAGGCCAAAGAAGCTGAGGAAAAAATCAGCAGATGAATTGAGTCAAGATGGCCTGAAAGTTTGTAGAAAGCATATTCCACTCCATTGCTCTGTGTGTAGAGAAGCTGGACAGAATAGCAGAAAATGTCCTTCAAATCCTAATAAAAAGGTAAATGAGGATTATGAGGATTactag